A window of Christiangramia forsetii KT0803 contains these coding sequences:
- the panD gene encoding aspartate 1-decarboxylase, protein MQIHVVKSKIHRVKVTGADLDYIGSITIDEDLMEAASIIEGEKVQIVNNNNGERLETYVIPGLRNTGEITLNGAAARKVAKGDILIIIAYGIMELEEARNFKPSLVFPDEETNLLK, encoded by the coding sequence ATGCAAATTCACGTAGTTAAATCAAAAATTCATAGAGTAAAAGTAACCGGGGCAGATCTTGATTATATTGGCAGCATAACCATAGATGAAGATCTTATGGAAGCAGCCAGTATTATTGAAGGTGAAAAAGTACAGATCGTAAATAATAATAATGGAGAACGTCTGGAAACTTATGTTATTCCGGGACTAAGAAACACTGGAGAAATTACCCTCAATGGTGCGGCAGCACGTAAAGTAGCTAAAGGAGATATTCTTATTATTATTGCCTACGGAATTATGGAACTTGAAGAAGCCAGAAATTTTAAGCCTTCTCTCGTATTTCCTGATGAAGAAACCAATTTGCTGAAATAA
- a CDS encoding M23 family metallopeptidase codes for MRSIKILPFLIIMFFFSCSQLEKAEELITGLSEKEKYKKDNDISDELFKIWEDRITKALDDSLEIELPYLESGELKPRNFAIYSYATYLIPGEVIEATILTDSSSTLIFSELYKITNSENKEFEKIKSGESQTGILQFEVKEKGLYKIVIQPEIEANTSFQIGIKKSPTYLFPVLNGANADIGSYWGDMRDGGKRDHKGIDIFADRGTPVIAPTSGRVGFTGEKGLGGKQVWLRDSKRKQSLYYAHLDSIVPDLGRVNIGDTLGFVGNTGNAKTTPPHLHFGIYRSNDGAIDPLGFVYLTEEPENQKLDKSEIAPRLKVNSQIANFRNKPASNNSSVIKKGKQGEILMVQGKTADWFHVRDSLDRSMFIHESLVQAIN; via the coding sequence ATGCGATCAATAAAAATACTTCCCTTTCTTATAATCATGTTCTTTTTCTCCTGTTCCCAGTTGGAGAAAGCGGAAGAACTTATTACCGGACTTTCTGAAAAAGAAAAGTATAAGAAAGATAATGATATCTCTGATGAACTATTTAAAATCTGGGAAGATAGAATTACCAAAGCACTTGACGACAGTCTTGAAATAGAATTGCCTTATCTTGAAAGCGGTGAATTAAAACCCAGGAATTTTGCCATTTATTCTTATGCAACCTATCTCATTCCCGGGGAAGTTATCGAAGCGACAATACTTACAGACAGCTCTTCTACCCTTATTTTTTCTGAGCTTTATAAAATAACTAATTCAGAAAATAAAGAATTTGAAAAGATCAAATCTGGTGAATCACAAACCGGAATTTTACAGTTTGAGGTAAAAGAAAAAGGTCTTTATAAAATTGTTATTCAGCCGGAAATTGAAGCAAATACCTCATTCCAAATCGGGATTAAAAAATCTCCCACCTATTTATTTCCCGTCTTAAATGGTGCCAATGCCGATATTGGAAGTTATTGGGGCGATATGCGTGATGGCGGAAAAAGAGATCATAAGGGTATAGACATTTTTGCCGATAGAGGCACTCCAGTGATTGCACCCACTTCGGGAAGAGTCGGTTTTACTGGCGAAAAAGGCCTTGGCGGGAAGCAGGTCTGGTTACGGGATAGTAAACGAAAACAATCTTTATATTATGCGCATCTGGATAGCATCGTGCCCGATCTTGGCCGTGTAAACATTGGTGATACGCTTGGTTTTGTTGGAAATACCGGAAACGCAAAAACCACTCCTCCACATTTACATTTTGGAATTTATAGAAGTAATGATGGTGCCATTGACCCGTTAGGCTTTGTTTATTTAACCGAAGAACCTGAAAACCAAAAATTAGATAAAAGCGAAATAGCCCCGAGATTAAAGGTGAACTCTCAAATTGCAAATTTCAGGAATAAACCTGCGTCTAATAATTCATCTGTGATCAAAAAAGGAAAACAAGGTGAAATATTAATGGTTCAGGGCAAAACTGCCGACTGGTTCCATGTACGTGATAGCCTGGATCGCTCCATGTTTATTCACGAAAGTCTGGTACAGGCTATTAACTAA
- a CDS encoding T9SS type A sorting domain-containing protein, which translates to MKKLLLLFSLSFIFHLNALGQTNEIVGPAFIDSASVIKTGALSKSRLIRHITKPKLYNPRNRGINKVVPGKGLPKVKDPALQSKMGDIPVKAPIFSFDGAVTRSTPSDPTGAVGRNHYVNAWNSAFAIWDKDGNEIIPPSSLESIGGAFNNETDGDPIVFYDEAADRFILMQFSASPSSGSASPPALLFAVSQGPDPVNSGWYTYRFDLGSLPDYPKISLWNDGYYITTNKDALEPQGKEIVYVLERDRMLQGSDNVRILGFPLPGIQNNGFYSPAGFSVMGGDLPPPGNAPIIYLQDDEWVGVNQDHLKLWLMNVNWDNVGSSTISESQEITDGVSPFTATFDGGGFKNLPQPGDNSEIDALQGAMMYMTQYRRFGTHNSVVMNFVVDVEPTAAKHAGIRWYELRQPADGAPWSVYQEGTYAPDNSDRFSGSIGIDMRGNIAMGYTVVNDNPANPVFPSIRYTGRFVNDQLGLMTVQEESIVEGESPQPRPEGRYGDYAHLSIDPVDDLTFWHNAEYFIGVDRVNKVGVFRIAANEPNDVGVVVLVGPQNATLTNSEEITIRIRNYGTNAQSNFEVSYRIDGGPLVTEVFEETIPAESSAEFTFEETGDFSEIGEIYTLTLSTNLENDSNTNNDSIEVEVKNLPPNDIGVTSIDSPFTDENLTSTEEVTITISNFGGEPQQDFPVSYQIGNNAPVTETFNEVLEVGEDVVYTFNQTANLASFGRYRIEARTRLENDFDPSNDAETISVASLNCIPEGSDCSQGDGIFYFELGDYRNERIPCTNGYIDFIGGTTDLDRSQGDFTVTVETGFAEGEREKFSMWIDFNDNAVFEDEERVISSEVIPQANRSFSYDFNIPRDADLGQHLLRIRAGDTNFSGDLNDPCSVMAYGTTHDYSVNITDSTLDIEDFILNEAELVVITLPNQEDQYRVVMETSFGEPLRITVHDLLGQKLIENQVVNDGDAYVYELDMSYAAPGVYLVRFGTRKVGKVKRFIVK; encoded by the coding sequence ATGAAAAAATTACTTCTTCTATTTTCCTTAAGCTTTATTTTTCATCTTAATGCGTTAGGTCAAACAAATGAGATAGTTGGCCCGGCATTTATAGATTCAGCAAGTGTAATTAAAACGGGAGCGCTGTCTAAATCCAGGCTTATCCGGCATATTACCAAACCCAAGTTATATAATCCTCGAAATCGTGGAATTAATAAGGTGGTTCCGGGAAAGGGATTGCCAAAAGTAAAAGACCCTGCCTTGCAAAGCAAAATGGGGGATATTCCTGTTAAAGCCCCAATATTTTCATTTGACGGAGCGGTTACCAGGTCAACACCTAGTGATCCCACCGGTGCGGTAGGTAGAAATCACTATGTAAACGCATGGAATAGTGCCTTCGCAATTTGGGATAAAGATGGCAATGAAATTATCCCGCCTTCTTCTTTAGAAAGTATTGGCGGAGCTTTTAATAATGAAACTGATGGAGATCCAATTGTTTTTTATGATGAAGCTGCAGATAGATTTATTTTGATGCAGTTTAGTGCATCGCCCAGCAGTGGAAGTGCATCTCCTCCGGCTTTATTATTTGCTGTGTCCCAGGGTCCAGATCCTGTAAACAGCGGCTGGTACACGTATAGATTTGATCTGGGATCCTTGCCAGATTATCCAAAAATTTCTTTGTGGAACGATGGTTATTATATTACCACCAACAAAGATGCGTTGGAACCTCAGGGAAAGGAAATTGTATATGTCTTGGAAAGGGATAGGATGCTTCAGGGATCAGATAATGTTAGAATTTTAGGATTTCCACTTCCGGGGATACAGAATAACGGTTTTTATAGTCCTGCAGGTTTTAGCGTTATGGGCGGGGATTTGCCACCTCCCGGAAATGCTCCAATTATATATTTACAGGATGATGAATGGGTGGGTGTTAATCAGGATCATTTAAAATTGTGGCTAATGAATGTAAACTGGGATAATGTTGGTTCTTCAACTATTTCAGAAAGCCAGGAAATTACTGATGGAGTCTCACCCTTTACGGCAACCTTTGACGGTGGTGGATTCAAAAATCTACCTCAACCAGGTGATAACTCAGAAATAGATGCCCTGCAGGGGGCAATGATGTATATGACGCAGTACCGAAGGTTTGGTACGCATAATTCTGTGGTAATGAATTTTGTGGTAGATGTGGAACCGACAGCTGCGAAACATGCGGGAATTAGATGGTATGAACTCAGGCAACCTGCAGATGGTGCGCCCTGGAGTGTGTATCAGGAAGGGACCTATGCTCCAGATAATAGTGATAGATTTAGTGGAAGTATAGGAATTGATATGAGAGGAAATATTGCGATGGGTTATACCGTGGTAAACGATAATCCGGCCAATCCTGTTTTTCCATCGATTAGGTATACCGGTCGCTTCGTTAATGACCAGTTGGGATTAATGACCGTTCAGGAAGAGTCTATAGTGGAAGGGGAGAGCCCTCAGCCAAGACCGGAAGGAAGATATGGCGATTATGCCCATTTGAGTATAGACCCCGTAGATGATCTAACATTCTGGCATAATGCAGAATATTTTATAGGGGTAGATAGGGTAAATAAAGTTGGCGTGTTCAGGATCGCTGCTAATGAGCCAAATGATGTGGGTGTTGTGGTATTGGTAGGGCCTCAGAATGCAACGCTGACTAATTCTGAAGAAATTACTATTAGAATTAGAAATTATGGAACCAACGCTCAATCTAATTTTGAGGTAAGTTACCGTATTGATGGTGGTCCTTTAGTAACAGAAGTTTTTGAGGAAACCATTCCGGCAGAGAGTTCTGCTGAATTTACTTTTGAAGAAACAGGCGATTTCTCTGAAATTGGAGAAATATATACTTTAACGCTGTCTACAAATCTTGAAAATGACTCTAACACAAATAATGATTCTATAGAAGTCGAAGTAAAAAACCTGCCTCCTAATGATATTGGAGTGACATCTATCGATTCCCCTTTTACAGATGAGAACCTAACAAGTACTGAAGAGGTTACCATAACAATTTCAAATTTTGGAGGGGAGCCACAACAGGATTTCCCGGTTAGTTATCAAATAGGAAATAATGCTCCGGTTACTGAAACCTTCAATGAAGTGCTTGAAGTGGGTGAAGATGTGGTTTATACATTTAATCAGACTGCGAATTTAGCAAGCTTTGGAAGATATAGAATAGAGGCGAGAACCAGATTAGAGAATGATTTTGATCCATCTAACGATGCTGAAACTATTTCTGTGGCAAGCCTCAATTGTATTCCGGAAGGATCAGATTGTTCACAGGGCGATGGAATATTCTATTTTGAACTTGGAGATTATAGAAATGAGAGAATCCCTTGCACCAATGGTTATATAGATTTTATTGGAGGTACTACAGATCTGGATAGATCTCAGGGCGATTTTACGGTTACGGTTGAAACTGGATTTGCTGAAGGTGAAAGGGAAAAATTCTCTATGTGGATAGATTTTAACGATAATGCGGTTTTTGAAGACGAAGAACGTGTGATCTCTTCAGAAGTTATTCCGCAGGCGAACAGGTCTTTTTCTTATGATTTTAATATTCCGAGAGATGCAGATCTAGGTCAGCATTTACTTAGAATACGAGCTGGAGATACCAATTTCTCAGGAGATCTGAACGATCCGTGTTCAGTAATGGCTTATGGTACCACACATGATTACTCAGTGAATATCACTGATAGTACTCTGGATATCGAAGATTTTATTCTAAATGAAGCTGAATTGGTAGTGATCACGCTCCCTAATCAGGAAGATCAATACAGGGTGGTCATGGAAACCAGTTTTGGCGAGCCATTAAGAATAACTGTTCATGATCTTCTAGGGCAAAAATTAATCGAGAATCAGGTGGTGAACGATGGGGATGCCTATGTGTATGAACTGGATATGTCGTACGCTGCCCCGGGAGTTTACCTCGTTAGATTCGGAACCAGGAAAGTGGGGAAAGTCAAACGATTTATAGTAAAATAA
- a CDS encoding exodeoxyribonuclease III codes for MTIISYNVNGIRAAIRKGFLDWLQQSNPDVVCLQEIKAQPEQLDLSEFEKAGYPYHYWYPANKKGYSGVAILSKTEPKNVTYGTGIDYMDFEGRSIRADFDNFSVMSLYLPSGTNINRLELKFKFMDDFQRYIDQLKLEIPNLIISGDYNICHEAIDIHDPVRLKNVSGFLPEERKWIDGFMENGFIDSFRHFNEDPDNYSWWSYRANARNNNKGWRIDYNLVSEPLKDRLRRAVILPEAYHSDHCPVLVEIE; via the coding sequence ATGACCATTATTTCCTATAACGTAAACGGTATTCGTGCCGCTATACGCAAAGGTTTCTTAGACTGGCTTCAACAGTCAAATCCCGATGTAGTTTGTTTACAGGAGATCAAGGCACAACCCGAGCAGTTGGACCTCTCAGAATTTGAGAAAGCAGGATATCCTTATCACTACTGGTATCCGGCAAACAAGAAAGGATATAGCGGAGTGGCAATTCTCAGTAAAACGGAGCCTAAAAATGTCACTTACGGTACCGGGATTGATTATATGGATTTTGAAGGCAGGAGTATACGTGCAGATTTCGATAATTTTTCAGTGATGAGTCTTTATTTGCCTTCGGGAACAAATATTAACAGGCTGGAACTTAAATTCAAATTCATGGATGATTTTCAGCGATATATAGATCAGCTTAAATTGGAGATTCCGAATCTTATTATTTCTGGAGATTATAATATTTGTCATGAAGCCATAGATATTCATGATCCCGTGAGACTTAAAAATGTGTCAGGATTCCTTCCGGAAGAAAGAAAGTGGATAGATGGATTTATGGAAAATGGCTTTATAGATTCTTTTCGTCATTTTAATGAGGATCCCGATAATTATTCCTGGTGGAGTTACAGAGCCAATGCAAGAAATAATAATAAAGGCTGGCGTATAGATTATAACCTGGTATCTGAACCATTAAAAGATCGTTTAAGGCGTGCAGTTATTTTACCGGAAGCATACCATAGTGATCATTGTCCCGTTTTAGTAGAAATTGAATAA
- the radA gene encoding DNA repair protein RadA, protein MAKVKTTYYCQKCGAQYSKWQGKCNSCGDWNTIVEELVQKPDPKDWKTSAKKEAKKASKPLLINDIENTPQNRMNTGNNELDRVLGGGLVPGSLTLLGGEPGIGKSTLLLQISLGLNYRVLYVSGEESQQQIKMRAERINPNPANCFILTETKTQSIFRQIEEVEPEVVIIDSIQTLHSDYIESAPGSISQIRECTAELIKFAKESNTPVILIGHITKEGSIAGPKVLEHMVDTVLQFEGDRNHVYRILRAHKNRFGSTHELGIYEMQGSGLREVSNPSEILISKNEEDLSGTAIASTLEGMRPLMIEIQALVSTAVYGTPQRSTTGYNAKRLNMLLAVLEKRAGFRLGAKDVFLNVTGGISVDDPAIDLAVVAAILSSNEDIALEKDTCFAAEVGLAGEIRPVTRIEQRIMEAEKLGFASIMLSKQSKIPKGDFNIRIIKVAKMEDVVSHLFD, encoded by the coding sequence ATGGCCAAGGTCAAGACTACTTATTATTGTCAAAAATGTGGTGCGCAGTATTCTAAATGGCAGGGAAAATGTAATTCCTGTGGCGATTGGAATACCATAGTTGAAGAATTAGTACAAAAACCAGATCCAAAAGACTGGAAAACTTCCGCGAAAAAAGAAGCGAAAAAAGCTTCAAAACCGCTGCTGATAAATGACATAGAAAACACTCCGCAAAACCGGATGAATACCGGCAATAATGAATTAGACAGGGTTCTTGGTGGTGGTCTGGTACCGGGTTCTTTAACCCTTCTAGGTGGTGAACCGGGAATAGGAAAAAGCACACTGCTACTTCAAATATCCCTTGGGCTAAATTACAGGGTTCTGTATGTTTCCGGAGAAGAAAGTCAGCAACAGATCAAGATGCGCGCTGAACGTATAAATCCTAATCCCGCAAATTGCTTTATTCTTACTGAAACCAAGACGCAAAGCATTTTCCGCCAGATAGAAGAAGTAGAACCAGAAGTGGTGATCATAGATTCCATTCAAACACTTCACAGCGACTATATTGAAAGTGCCCCGGGAAGTATCTCTCAAATTAGGGAATGCACAGCAGAGCTTATTAAATTTGCCAAAGAAAGTAACACTCCCGTTATTCTTATTGGCCATATTACCAAAGAGGGCAGTATTGCAGGACCAAAAGTTCTGGAACATATGGTAGACACCGTTCTTCAATTTGAAGGTGACAGAAACCATGTGTATAGAATATTAAGGGCCCATAAAAACAGGTTTGGCTCTACGCATGAATTAGGAATCTATGAAATGCAGGGCAGCGGGCTACGAGAAGTGAGCAATCCATCAGAAATTCTGATCTCCAAAAACGAAGAAGACCTTAGTGGAACTGCTATCGCATCTACATTAGAAGGCATGCGACCGTTAATGATAGAAATCCAGGCGTTAGTGAGCACGGCCGTTTACGGCACACCTCAGCGATCTACTACGGGTTATAATGCTAAAAGACTGAATATGCTTTTGGCGGTTCTGGAAAAAAGAGCCGGTTTTCGACTTGGAGCTAAAGATGTCTTTCTAAACGTAACCGGAGGAATTAGTGTGGACGATCCCGCCATAGATCTTGCTGTAGTTGCAGCCATTCTTTCTTCAAACGAAGATATAGCTTTAGAAAAAGATACCTGTTTTGCTGCAGAGGTAGGACTTGCCGGTGAAATAAGACCCGTAACCCGTATTGAGCAACGCATCATGGAAGCTGAAAAATTAGGTTTTGCATCCATTATGCTTTCCAAACAAAGTAAAATTCCGAAGGGAGATTTCAATATTAGAATTATTAAGGTCGCTAAAATGGAAGATGTAGTTAGCCATCTTTTCGACTAA
- a CDS encoding aldo/keto reductase, whose amino-acid sequence MKYTKLPNTELKVSKICLGSMTWGQQNSEAEGHEQLDYALDKGVNFIDTAEMYSTPAKPETQGSTEKVIGSWLKKTGRRDEVVIASKIAGPAEMVSHIRENMGYHREALEDAIHNSLKRLQTDHIDLYQLHWPERNTNFFGKRGYDHSEEEKWEDNFRQILEDLQHFVDQGKIGHIGLSNETPFGLMRFLEESKNDLPRVSTVQNPYNLLNRKDEIGLTEILHRENVGLFPYSPLGMGTLSGKHLNGIQKNTRLSLFPQYNRYSNEEAVRATRKYKELADKHDMSLTHLALAFVNQQPFVTSNIIGATSIDQLKENIESIEVVLSEEIMEEVNEIHNSIPNPAP is encoded by the coding sequence ATGAAGTACACCAAACTTCCGAATACCGAACTAAAAGTTAGCAAAATTTGTCTGGGCTCCATGACCTGGGGACAGCAGAATTCAGAAGCTGAAGGTCATGAACAATTAGATTATGCACTGGATAAGGGGGTGAATTTTATTGATACAGCCGAAATGTATTCAACTCCTGCGAAACCGGAAACTCAGGGCAGCACCGAGAAGGTTATTGGAAGTTGGCTGAAGAAGACCGGTAGGCGCGATGAGGTAGTAATTGCTTCCAAAATTGCCGGACCTGCTGAAATGGTTTCACATATTCGTGAAAATATGGGTTATCACAGGGAAGCTTTGGAAGATGCTATTCATAATAGCTTAAAAAGGCTTCAAACAGATCATATAGACCTTTATCAGCTTCATTGGCCTGAAAGGAATACTAACTTTTTCGGAAAAAGAGGTTATGATCATTCCGAAGAAGAAAAATGGGAAGATAATTTCCGCCAGATTCTGGAAGATCTACAGCATTTTGTAGATCAGGGTAAAATAGGACATATCGGTCTTTCTAATGAAACTCCATTTGGTCTAATGCGTTTTCTTGAAGAAAGTAAAAATGATCTGCCAAGGGTGTCAACCGTTCAGAATCCTTATAATTTACTGAATAGGAAGGATGAAATTGGTCTAACCGAAATTCTGCATCGTGAGAATGTAGGTCTTTTTCCATATTCTCCTTTAGGAATGGGAACCTTAAGCGGAAAACATTTAAATGGAATTCAGAAAAATACAAGGTTGAGTCTTTTTCCGCAGTATAACAGATATTCTAATGAAGAAGCGGTAAGGGCGACAAGAAAGTATAAAGAACTGGCAGATAAACATGATATGAGCTTAACGCATTTAGCTTTAGCATTTGTGAATCAGCAGCCTTTTGTGACCAGTAATATTATTGGTGCCACCAGTATAGATCAGCTTAAAGAAAATATAGAAAGTATTGAGGTGGTTCTTTCCGAGGAAATCATGGAGGAGGTAAATGAGATTCATAATTCCATCCCAAATCCGGCACCTTAG
- a CDS encoding lysylphosphatidylglycerol synthase transmembrane domain-containing protein, whose product MNKKFIKFLKISIPLFLGIFLIWYSLKSSTQEERENLWQSIVDANKFWIFVSFLLGATSHFSRAYRWKFMLEPMGYKSSQANRFMAVMVAYLANFGIPRSGEVLRAVTLSTYENVPFEKGFGTIISERVADLLILMLIIGVVVILQTDDLLIYLNDQNIKPLNTLLIFLGLVGVIIIGINIVKRSNWLPFQKIKKLAKGLLEGMKSILSMKQKWAFIFHTIFIWSMYLIMFFIIKLSIPETAGTSAGIIMAAFVVGSFAVSATNGGIGVYPLAVGGVLTFFGVQEHAAEAFGWISWATQTFVVLLFGGLSFILLPLLNNKK is encoded by the coding sequence TTGAATAAAAAATTTATCAAATTTTTAAAAATTAGCATCCCCTTATTTTTGGGGATTTTTTTGATCTGGTATTCTTTGAAAAGTTCTACCCAGGAGGAACGTGAAAATTTGTGGCAGAGCATTGTAGACGCAAACAAGTTCTGGATCTTTGTTTCTTTTCTATTGGGCGCTACTTCTCATTTTTCCCGAGCCTATCGCTGGAAATTTATGCTGGAACCAATGGGCTATAAATCATCTCAGGCCAATCGGTTTATGGCGGTAATGGTTGCTTATCTGGCAAATTTCGGGATTCCCCGCTCCGGAGAAGTATTACGGGCAGTTACGCTCTCAACCTATGAAAATGTACCTTTTGAGAAGGGTTTCGGGACTATTATATCTGAAAGGGTTGCAGATCTTCTTATCCTGATGTTAATTATTGGAGTAGTAGTTATTCTTCAAACTGATGATCTCCTAATTTACCTGAATGATCAAAATATTAAACCATTAAACACCCTCCTCATATTTCTGGGCTTGGTTGGCGTCATAATTATTGGAATCAACATCGTTAAACGCTCCAACTGGCTGCCATTTCAAAAAATAAAAAAACTGGCTAAAGGCCTTTTGGAGGGAATGAAGAGTATTCTTAGTATGAAACAAAAATGGGCTTTCATATTCCATACAATTTTCATTTGGTCCATGTATCTCATCATGTTCTTTATCATCAAACTAAGCATTCCTGAAACCGCTGGCACTTCAGCCGGCATCATCATGGCTGCCTTTGTGGTAGGATCTTTCGCAGTCTCTGCAACCAATGGCGGAATAGGCGTTTATCCACTGGCTGTTGGTGGTGTCTTGACGTTTTTCGGCGTTCAGGAACATGCTGCCGAAGCTTTTGGATGGATCTCCTGGGCTACACAAACCTTTGTAGTACTGCTTTTTGGTGGTTTATCCTTTATTTTACTGCCACTTTTAAACAATAAGAAATAA
- a CDS encoding OmpA family protein — protein MNIRLTSVLALLVLMSSCVSSKKYGELESKNANLQRENRSVAKELENYRKSSEDLDKELSGLKTDYETITTERNQLMEKLTALEKNYESLEKSYDALEQNSSAAIAENSRQNRDLLGQLDEKEAALLQEKNRLEKLEKDLALRSQRINDLENVIAAKDAKMNALKNAVSNALTNFEGKGLSVEQRDGKVYVSMENKLLFDSGSWAVNSEGRKAVQQLGTVLGQNPDIAVLIEGHTDNVPYGGSGQLKDNWDLSTKRATAIVQILRENSNIDPQSLTAAGRGEYAPVGSNDTEAGKAKNRRIEVILTPKLDEITRVLNEID, from the coding sequence ATGAATATTAGACTTACATCTGTTTTAGCTTTATTAGTATTAATGAGTTCCTGTGTTTCTTCAAAGAAATATGGAGAACTGGAAAGTAAAAATGCCAATTTACAGCGAGAGAATCGATCTGTTGCCAAGGAACTTGAAAATTATAGAAAGTCCAGCGAAGATCTTGATAAGGAGCTTTCAGGCTTAAAGACAGATTATGAAACTATAACCACTGAGCGTAACCAGCTCATGGAAAAGCTAACTGCGCTTGAAAAAAACTATGAAAGTTTAGAAAAATCTTATGATGCTTTAGAGCAAAATAGTTCTGCCGCCATTGCCGAGAATTCGAGACAAAACAGGGATCTACTGGGGCAGCTGGATGAAAAGGAAGCAGCGCTGCTTCAGGAAAAGAATCGCCTGGAAAAACTGGAGAAAGATCTTGCCTTGCGTTCTCAAAGAATTAATGACCTTGAAAACGTGATCGCAGCGAAGGATGCGAAAATGAATGCACTTAAAAATGCAGTTTCCAACGCACTTACCAATTTTGAAGGAAAAGGCTTAAGTGTTGAGCAAAGGGATGGGAAAGTATATGTATCTATGGAGAACAAATTGCTTTTTGATTCCGGCAGCTGGGCAGTAAATTCTGAAGGACGTAAAGCAGTACAGCAACTGGGAACGGTACTGGGACAAAATCCTGATATTGCAGTACTAATTGAAGGACATACAGACAATGTGCCTTATGGAGGAAGTGGCCAGCTAAAAGATAACTGGGATCTTTCTACAAAAAGAGCTACTGCAATCGTTCAGATCCTGCGTGAAAATTCAAATATAGATCCTCAAAGTCTTACTGCAGCTGGTCGGGGAGAATACGCCCCGGTTGGATCTAATGATACGGAAGCAGGAAAAGCCAAAAATCGTAGGATAGAAGTGATCCTTACCCCGAAACTAGATGAAATAACCAGAGTTTTAAACGAAATAGACTAA
- a CDS encoding alpha/beta hydrolase, producing MKRLLLLLLAISLPIVSNAQIKNESLSSQKLGETRQIKIQLPRNYEENKEKRYPVVVVLDGDYLFEPVAGMVDYYSYWEDIPEMIVVGINQDGIRMDDTSYSENNFLPSEKGAKFFEFIGMELLAQLDQKYRTANFRIIVGHDFTSNFINYYLLKQSPIFQGYVNLSPDLAPEMANRVTNALSTAESKKWFYMATSSDDIPDLKKNIMSFDNQLKNIENKMVTYNFDDFKDETHYSLVGKAIPSAISSMFEIYRPISTKDYNEILLQTSASPSQYLADKYNSIEELYGLERKISLNDFMAVYNAIEKTRNWEEYKTLYKMAFEHYPGTMLGTFFEARYEEETGNPKKAMRIYQNAYGQEKIAFIDTDFMLEKADAIKKDFGY from the coding sequence ATGAAACGATTATTACTTTTGCTATTGGCAATTTCATTGCCGATAGTAAGCAATGCGCAGATTAAAAACGAAAGTTTATCTTCCCAAAAGCTTGGTGAAACCAGGCAAATAAAGATCCAGTTACCAAGGAATTACGAAGAAAATAAAGAAAAACGATATCCTGTTGTTGTGGTGCTGGATGGAGATTATTTATTCGAACCCGTAGCGGGAATGGTGGATTATTATTCCTACTGGGAAGACATTCCTGAAATGATCGTGGTAGGCATAAACCAGGACGGAATAAGAATGGATGACACCTCATATTCTGAAAATAATTTTCTCCCTTCTGAAAAAGGCGCGAAATTCTTTGAGTTTATTGGAATGGAACTTCTTGCCCAACTAGATCAAAAATACAGAACCGCTAATTTTAGAATTATCGTAGGACATGACTTTACTTCTAACTTTATTAATTATTACCTGCTCAAGCAGTCTCCAATTTTTCAGGGATATGTTAACCTAAGCCCTGATCTTGCTCCCGAAATGGCGAATAGAGTAACCAACGCCCTGAGTACTGCGGAATCTAAGAAATGGTTCTATATGGCAACAAGTAGTGACGATATTCCTGATCTAAAAAAGAATATTATGAGTTTTGATAATCAGTTGAAGAATATCGAAAATAAAATGGTCACTTATAATTTCGATGATTTTAAGGATGAAACGCATTATTCACTGGTAGGAAAAGCTATTCCGTCTGCAATTTCCAGTATGTTTGAGATTTACAGGCCCATTTCAACTAAAGATTATAATGAGATCCTGCTTCAAACCTCCGCTTCTCCATCACAATATCTGGCAGACAAATACAACTCCATCGAAGAATTATATGGTTTAGAGAGAAAGATAAGCCTTAATGATTTTATGGCTGTTTATAATGCTATTGAGAAAACAAGGAACTGGGAAGAATACAAAACTTTATACAAAATGGCTTTTGAACATTATCCAGGAACTATGCTAGGAACCTTTTTCGAAGCCAGGTATGAAGAAGAAACCGGGAATCCAAAGAAGGCTATGAGAATTTATCAAAATGCTTACGGACAGGAAAAAATTGCGTTTATAGACACCGATTTTATGCTTGAAAAAGCCGATGCTATTAAAAAAGATTTCGGTTATTAG